In one Desulfovermiculus halophilus DSM 18834 genomic region, the following are encoded:
- a CDS encoding transketolase, translated as MSKSDELQVLANKIRLHALKMVYTAKSSHLGSSFSMAELMAVLYGKILKVNPAAVDDPDRDRFVLSKGHAAAGYYAVLAECGFIPLDWLESFYLNGCRLAGHATCGVPGIEVSSGALGHGLSMAAGMALAAKRDGQNYRVFALLSDGECNEGSTWEAAMFAAHHGLDNLVAIVDYNKIQAMGHTRDVLDLEPFSDKWKAFGWSALEIDGHDVGAIEDNLQGVPVADGKPSCFIAHTIKGKGVSFMEDDVLWHYRNPQGDEYENALDELGGRK; from the coding sequence GTGTCAAAAAGCGATGAATTGCAAGTCTTGGCCAACAAGATTCGACTGCATGCCTTAAAAATGGTGTATACCGCCAAAAGCTCTCATCTGGGCAGCAGTTTTTCCATGGCCGAGTTGATGGCTGTACTGTATGGCAAAATACTCAAGGTGAACCCTGCTGCGGTTGACGATCCGGACCGGGATCGATTTGTCCTCAGCAAAGGGCATGCGGCTGCCGGGTATTATGCCGTCCTGGCTGAATGCGGCTTTATTCCCCTGGACTGGCTGGAGAGTTTTTATCTCAACGGCTGCCGATTGGCCGGGCACGCTACGTGCGGGGTGCCCGGAATAGAGGTCTCGTCTGGGGCATTGGGGCATGGACTTTCCATGGCTGCGGGCATGGCCCTGGCTGCAAAAAGAGATGGCCAGAACTACCGCGTATTCGCCTTGCTCAGTGATGGCGAATGTAACGAGGGCTCTACCTGGGAGGCGGCCATGTTTGCAGCTCACCATGGGTTGGATAATTTGGTAGCTATAGTGGATTACAATAAGATTCAAGCCATGGGCCATACCCGGGATGTTCTGGATCTTGAGCCTTTTTCCGATAAATGGAAGGCCTTTGGCTGGTCTGCCCTGGAAATTGACGGGCATGATGTGGGCGCAATTGAAGATAATCTACAAGGTGTTCCCGTTGCTGACGGGAAGCCTAGCTGTTTTATCGCGCATACGATTAAGGGCAAGGGAGTGAGTTTCATGGAAGATGATGTGTTGTGGCACTATCGTAACCCCCAGGGTGATGAGTATGAAAACGCACTTGATGAACTGGGGGGCAGGAAATGA